A stretch of the Neptunomonas phycophila genome encodes the following:
- a CDS encoding NADP-dependent isocitrate dehydrogenase, giving the protein MTKQTIYYTLTDEAPSLATCSLLPIVRTFTKAADIDVQVTDISLASRVLSAFPELLTEEQRVEDGLAFLGELTQDPHANIIKLPNISASVPQLKACIAELQSQGYNIPNLPEAPATDEEKSIRERYGKILGSAVNPVLREGNSDRRAPAAVKAFVRKFPHSMGKWSKASRTHADYMRGGDFFSSEQSITMEKEGEVTIEFVSKTGEVTKKKSLFLEEGEVFDSMFMSCAALQDFFEESLNDAKESGVMWSLHVKATMMKVSHPIVFGHAVRVFYKEVFDKHGELFDQLGVNPNNGLGSVYDKIKTLPESKRQEILEDIHSCYMHRPELAMVDSVKGITNLHVPSDVIVDASMPAMIRSSGQMWGPDGKPKDTKAVMPESTYARIYQEMINFCKTNGAFDPTTMGTVPNVGLMAKKAEEYGSHDKTFEMTEDGTMRVVDANGNVLMQHEVQDGDIWRACQTKDVAVRDWVKLAVTRARQSDTPAIFWLDSERAHDMELKKKVEHYLKEHDTDGLRLHIMGYNEAIRYSMERLIRGKDTISVTGNVLRDYLTDLFPIMELGTSAKMLSIVPMLNGGGMYETGAGGSAPKHVQQVEEENHLRWDSLGEFLALAVSLEELGIKENNPRAKILAKCLDKATEKLLDNNKSPSRRTGELDNRGSHFYLGLYWAEEVSNQTEDAALAAEFAPLAKTLSENEEQIVQELAAAQGKPAELGGYYHANRDNVKKVMRPSATLNAALAAK; this is encoded by the coding sequence ATGACCAAACAAACAATTTACTACACCCTTACCGACGAAGCGCCGTCTCTGGCTACCTGCTCTCTTCTACCTATCGTACGTACTTTCACTAAAGCTGCTGATATCGATGTTCAAGTTACCGACATCTCTCTGGCTAGCCGCGTACTGTCTGCTTTCCCCGAGTTGCTCACTGAAGAGCAACGTGTAGAAGACGGCTTGGCGTTTCTTGGCGAGCTGACCCAAGATCCACATGCAAACATCATCAAGCTACCTAACATCAGCGCATCAGTTCCTCAGTTAAAAGCCTGTATCGCTGAACTACAATCTCAAGGTTACAACATTCCTAATTTGCCAGAAGCACCTGCTACGGACGAAGAAAAGTCGATCCGTGAGCGTTACGGTAAAATCTTAGGCTCAGCTGTAAACCCAGTATTGCGCGAAGGTAACTCTGACCGTCGTGCTCCAGCAGCTGTAAAAGCTTTCGTGCGCAAGTTCCCTCATTCAATGGGCAAATGGAGCAAGGCTTCTCGTACACATGCGGATTACATGCGCGGCGGCGACTTCTTCTCTAGCGAACAATCCATCACCATGGAAAAAGAAGGCGAAGTAACCATCGAATTCGTTTCCAAAACGGGTGAAGTGACTAAGAAAAAATCACTCTTTCTAGAAGAAGGCGAAGTGTTCGACAGCATGTTCATGAGCTGTGCAGCACTGCAAGACTTCTTTGAAGAAAGCCTGAACGACGCTAAAGAATCTGGCGTAATGTGGTCTTTACACGTTAAAGCGACCATGATGAAAGTCTCTCACCCTATCGTTTTCGGTCACGCGGTTCGTGTCTTCTACAAAGAAGTATTCGATAAGCACGGTGAGCTATTTGATCAACTGGGCGTTAACCCGAACAACGGTTTAGGTAGCGTTTATGACAAGATCAAAACATTGCCTGAGTCTAAGCGTCAGGAAATTCTTGAAGATATCCACTCTTGCTACATGCACCGCCCTGAGTTGGCAATGGTTGATTCCGTAAAAGGTATCACTAACCTGCACGTTCCAAGTGATGTAATCGTAGATGCTTCTATGCCTGCAATGATCCGTAGCTCTGGTCAGATGTGGGGCCCAGATGGCAAGCCTAAAGATACAAAAGCGGTAATGCCTGAAAGTACATACGCACGCATCTACCAAGAAATGATCAACTTCTGCAAAACAAACGGTGCATTCGATCCAACAACTATGGGTACTGTACCTAATGTGGGCTTGATGGCTAAAAAAGCAGAGGAATACGGCTCACACGATAAAACGTTTGAAATGACAGAAGACGGAACCATGCGCGTTGTTGACGCTAATGGCAACGTACTAATGCAACACGAAGTACAAGATGGTGACATCTGGCGTGCATGCCAAACAAAAGATGTGGCCGTACGTGACTGGGTTAAACTAGCTGTTACTCGTGCTCGCCAATCAGACACACCAGCGATCTTCTGGTTAGACTCTGAGCGCGCTCACGACATGGAACTGAAAAAGAAAGTAGAGCACTACCTTAAAGAGCACGATACTGATGGTTTGCGTTTGCATATCATGGGTTACAACGAAGCAATTCGTTACTCTATGGAGCGCTTAATCCGTGGTAAAGATACTATTTCGGTAACAGGTAACGTACTGCGTGATTACCTAACTGACTTATTCCCGATTATGGAATTAGGCACATCCGCTAAAATGCTATCCATCGTCCCTATGTTAAACGGTGGCGGCATGTACGAAACAGGCGCAGGCGGTTCTGCCCCTAAACACGTTCAGCAAGTTGAAGAAGAAAACCACCTGCGTTGGGATTCGTTAGGTGAATTCTTAGCGCTTGCTGTGTCGTTGGAAGAGCTGGGTATCAAAGAGAACAACCCACGCGCCAAAATCTTAGCGAAGTGCCTAGACAAAGCAACTGAAAAGCTACTCGACAATAACAAGTCGCCATCACGTCGCACTGGCGAGCTGGACAACCGCGGCAGCCACTTCTACCTGGGCTTATACTGGGCTGAGGAAGTCTCTAACCAGACTGAAGATGCCGCTTTAGCAGCAGAGTTTGCTCCACTGGCTAAAACGCTAAGCGAGAATGAAGAACAAATCGTTCAAGAGCTAGCAGCTGCACAAGGTAAACCTGCTGAATTAGGTGGTTACTACCATGCTAACCGCGACAATGTTAAGAAAGTAATGCGCCCTAGCGCGACATTGAATGCAGCGCTTGCGGCGAAATAA
- a CDS encoding carbohydrate porin, whose product MKKRLLLATTIAAICASGAANAQLELNASLELDIDTFDSAERERQYDQNGHVELGAMGMTTHGDYFAKAVGVVRLRTDGDDNVDIQDVYFQIGNSKWDALFGRFEAVNLFPLGKDTVVTKAGGVQVYEANLVRGRAGDDGGQIAFHYNPTNEIRFELASIYGDTDTAGDNGTAISGIRPAISFSYPNIRVTAGMEKVKYDLVGGGEVDKTGYGINTGINMGDGFVNLAVAHLKDDEADAKITSFAANMTYGPFGLGYIHSNEEVGSSDDMKLDTLYAAYTVQIFDMENASVTFAGSMSKAKNAGSDDKSNALRVRFNYAF is encoded by the coding sequence GTGAAAAAACGTCTTCTGCTTGCTACCACTATTGCTGCAATTTGCGCCTCTGGCGCCGCCAACGCACAATTAGAACTGAACGCCAGCTTAGAGCTCGACATCGATACATTTGATTCTGCTGAAAGAGAACGCCAATACGATCAAAATGGTCATGTAGAGTTGGGTGCCATGGGCATGACAACTCATGGCGATTATTTCGCAAAAGCGGTAGGTGTTGTTCGCCTAAGAACAGATGGCGACGATAACGTTGACATCCAAGATGTATATTTCCAGATAGGTAACTCTAAATGGGACGCCCTCTTTGGTCGCTTTGAAGCCGTAAACTTATTTCCTCTAGGAAAAGATACCGTCGTCACTAAAGCGGGCGGCGTCCAAGTTTATGAAGCAAACTTAGTGCGTGGGCGTGCGGGCGATGATGGCGGCCAAATTGCTTTCCATTACAACCCAACCAACGAGATCCGTTTTGAATTAGCCAGCATTTACGGCGATACAGATACGGCCGGTGATAATGGCACGGCCATCTCTGGCATACGCCCTGCTATCTCTTTCTCGTACCCTAACATTCGGGTTACGGCAGGTATGGAGAAAGTGAAATACGACCTAGTGGGCGGTGGTGAAGTCGACAAAACGGGCTACGGTATCAACACCGGTATCAACATGGGTGATGGTTTCGTCAACCTTGCAGTTGCTCATTTAAAAGACGATGAGGCCGACGCTAAAATTACATCATTTGCTGCAAACATGACTTATGGACCATTCGGTTTGGGCTATATCCATTCGAACGAAGAAGTAGGTTCTAGCGACGACATGAAGCTGGATACATTATACGCTGCGTACACTGTACAAATTTTTGATATGGAAAATGCAAGCGTAACCTTTGCCGGCTCTATGTCAAAAGCCAAAAATGCAGGTAGCGATGATAAGTCGAACGCTCTACGTGTTCGCTTTAATTACGCGTTCTAA
- a CDS encoding flavodoxin: MIAVIYGSTTGNTSDIAVKVAEMLGDENTELFDVKDVGLEIIDAFDQFIFAIPTWDYGEVQEDWEEVWEDVDLYDFSGKTVAFIGLGDQLGYAEWFVDAMGMLHDKIVAKGADVVGHWPVDGYEFDESKALTADKKSFIGLALDEDTQRDQTAERLEAWCALVKPAFL; the protein is encoded by the coding sequence ATGATTGCTGTAATTTATGGCTCAACAACGGGTAATACTTCTGATATTGCTGTCAAAGTGGCAGAGATGTTGGGAGATGAGAATACTGAGCTATTTGATGTGAAAGATGTCGGATTAGAAATTATAGATGCTTTTGATCAATTTATATTTGCTATACCGACATGGGATTACGGTGAGGTACAAGAAGACTGGGAAGAGGTATGGGAAGATGTTGACCTATACGATTTTTCAGGAAAGACGGTTGCATTTATAGGTTTAGGCGACCAGCTAGGCTACGCAGAATGGTTTGTTGATGCGATGGGTATGTTGCACGACAAAATTGTTGCCAAAGGCGCTGATGTGGTAGGTCATTGGCCTGTCGATGGCTACGAGTTTGATGAGTCTAAAGCATTAACGGCTGACAAGAAGTCTTTTATTGGGTTAGCGCTTGATGAAGATACTCAAAGAGACCAAACGGCTGAGCGTTTAGAAGCTTGGTGTGCTCTTGTTAAGCCTGCTTTTCTGTAG